A single region of the Falco cherrug isolate bFalChe1 unplaced genomic scaffold, bFalChe1.pri scaffold_41, whole genome shotgun sequence genome encodes:
- the LOC129735134 gene encoding heat shock factor protein 5-like: MAGRGAAERVLPALPRLQPLSTARRPPAPWFEDLQAAAGTAPGWRRGRPERQLSPVPVSADTFPARLRRLVNSPRCRSVRWGASGRGLVINRPRCECELLGAGPAVAAQPGGRGAAAAAGFFRTTNFSSFMRQLSLYGFRKVGVLPGSGVLGPGPEGGQGNGGNGTGPLHRFRSPHFRRDRHDLLVHLKRLTKGNKAKMAAGLDVTSRPPNRFQRLLGTPLAGQPLLPPSTLSNANRPGLLTVGQFHQLYGQGVFPPYSYTATSCRAPSTSPAQRLDPTPVPSTWIQQGRLGLLPGQGASPAFPDKGAAFPVLQTLPTGATYTLQPVASLLPLQQGTQSVAASIANCSSSASSVPYSQTCYPTESSNAVIL; encoded by the exons atggcggggcgcggggctgcggaaCGCGTGCTCCCCGCTCTGCCCCGCCTGCAGCCGCTTTCCACGGCCcggcgcccgcccgcgccgTGGTTCGAGGACCTCCAGGCTGCCGCCGGGACGGCtccgggctggcggcggggccgccccgagcGGCAACTTTCG cccgtccccgtcagTGCCGACACCTTCCCCGCCAGGCTGCGGCGGCTGGTCAACAGCCCGCGCTGCCGCTCCGTTCGCTGGGGCGCCTCCGGCCGGGGGCTGGTCATCAACCGGCCGCGCTGTGAGTGCGAGCTGCtgggcgccgggccggccgtCGCCGCGCAGCcgggtggccgtggggcagcggcagccgccgGTTTCTTCAGGACCACgaacttcagcagcttcatgCGACAGCTCAGTCTCTATGGCTTCCGCAAGGTGGGGGTGTTGCCGGGGAGCGGTGTGCTGGGGCCGGGCCCAGAGGGTGGACAAGGCAACGGTGGCAACGGCACCGGGCCCCTGCATCGCTTCCGCAGCCCCCACTTTCGCCGCGACCGCCACGACCTCCTCGTCCACCTGAAGCGCCTGACGAAAGGCAACAAGGCGAAGATGGCAGCGGGCCTGGATGTGACCAGCCGCCCACCCAACCGCTTCCAGCGCTTGCTTGGCACGCCACTGGCCGGGCAACCGCTGCTTCCGCCCTCGACGCTCAGCAATGCCAACAGGCCTG gactgctgaCTGTAGGACAGTTTCATCAACTTTACGGTCAAGGTGTTTTCCCTCCTTACTCCTACACGGCAACCTCGTGCCGAGCCCCCAGCACTTCACCAGCACAAAGATTAGATCCGACTCCAGTCCCTTCCACTTGGATCCAGCAGGGACGACTTGGgttgctgccagggcaaggggcttccccagcttttccagataaagGGGCTGCCTTTCCGGTACTCCAGACGCTTCCAACGGGAGCCACGTACACACTCCAGCCTGTGGCTTCTCTTCTGCCACTTCAGCAAGGGACTCAAAGCGTTGCCGCATCCATTGCAAATTGtagcagctctgcatcttcagtgccGTACTCACAAACCTGCTATCCAACag aatcctCCAATGCAGTCATCTTATGA